The segment TGGAACCACAACACCTGCATAAACTACGGCCCGACTATGGGGCAGTGCTTCTTGGACTGGATCGCTTGCCAGATCAAATCGAGGAGAAAACACTAACTCTATTTGATCGGAACCAGTTTCAGGCTACTTCAAGTGTTGACCGAACAATCGGTAGCAATGCCATCACCGACTGCACAAGTGTAAATACAGGACCGCTTGGTTTTAAAAATATTTCAGCTCGCAAAGTTATAACGCCAAGTTCACTGGCCCAAACTGTGTGGTGCAATTTGTGATACAGTGAACGCAGTGAACCACAAATTGTGCCACGCAGTTTGGGTCCACGGTGCAACTTATTGTTATGCCCTAACCGTTGATAAAAAAGCAATACCTTCTGATATTTCTTTAGAGCAATATTGCCCCCAATAACTGTGCACCTGACACCACTCAAGAAAATGCTCCAAACATGCTATCTGCTGCTCATTTAGAGCTGACAACCGTTTCCGTGTATCAGCTTGGTATTCTTCGCCAGGCGCCAGGTTATATATTAGAAATTCTGCTTCATTTTGGCTACGTACCGCTTCCTCGGTCACACAATACCTC is part of the Ketobacter sp. MCCC 1A13808 genome and harbors:
- a CDS encoding DUF6714 family protein — translated: MNTEHLKSEIESVFSYVKKPRGLDLSFHKDECHQCGYLREDLDQYQEMELPPEGIREIHQEMSCLSPQGWRWALPSYLRYCVTEEAVRSQNEAEFLIYNLAPGEEYQADTRKRLSALNEQQIACLEHFLEWCQVHSYWGQYCSKEISEGIAFLSTVRA